One window of the Paenibacillus beijingensis genome contains the following:
- a CDS encoding PucR family transcriptional regulator: MGVSVREAMGIGGLTRCKVVAGEKGLEKIINHITVMEVPDVIRWLKGNELLLTSLYPIKEDEEAISRLVEQLHEVGSSALAVKTHRYVDEIPQAILEAGNRFDFPIIEIDNEVSYLDIMSPLIELMLRKSNPGEEQKESFFQWITELAMGGKGIPALISAVQQMTGNILTVGSEIPTLEGYFQGRNVARLTRAQKNELKSAKRTIRMQRTLDGQMTPCIVTPLLLNDELCGEVTCWQTKREFLESDFHVLDRTVPLMAMEFLKVMTKSDVEQNYKDDFLSEVLLGQVQENAEMIMKGNHFGWDLSKNYQVFTIACGERPHLSKSGDNESLRYQERKRILMRRVAEIFRLSTHNVIITEQKELIAVLYPREDGSGKEGLLYLNDPQKGAIINVANSVRRHLSKEFDDLSITIGIGRFYPGLKGIHRSYSESCKAIRLGGPITEESGLIHYEDLGIYRILSQMEDWNELEGLYSETIGKLVEYDWTNNSNLVATLKEYFANNCALAETAEKLFVHANTMKYRLQKIEQLTGCSVHDSEKRLMLHVGLKIHQILQ; this comes from the coding sequence ATGGGTGTTAGTGTAAGAGAAGCAATGGGTATTGGTGGACTAACCCGATGTAAAGTCGTTGCGGGAGAAAAAGGACTCGAAAAAATTATTAATCATATTACGGTTATGGAAGTGCCGGATGTCATTCGATGGTTGAAAGGCAACGAACTGCTTCTTACTAGTTTATACCCTATTAAAGAAGATGAGGAAGCTATTTCTCGTCTGGTTGAACAGCTACACGAAGTGGGAAGCTCGGCATTGGCGGTTAAAACACACCGTTATGTCGATGAAATTCCGCAAGCTATCTTGGAAGCGGGGAATCGGTTTGATTTTCCCATCATCGAAATCGATAACGAAGTTTCCTATCTGGATATTATGTCTCCTCTCATTGAACTGATGCTTAGGAAGTCCAACCCCGGAGAAGAACAGAAGGAATCGTTCTTCCAATGGATAACGGAACTGGCGATGGGGGGCAAAGGGATACCTGCTTTGATTAGTGCTGTACAACAGATGACAGGTAATATCCTTACGGTAGGATCGGAGATTCCAACCCTTGAAGGATATTTTCAGGGGAGGAATGTTGCTCGTTTGACACGGGCGCAGAAGAATGAGTTGAAATCTGCCAAGCGCACGATCCGGATGCAGCGGACGCTGGATGGACAAATGACCCCGTGCATTGTGACTCCGCTGTTGCTGAACGACGAATTATGCGGCGAAGTAACATGCTGGCAAACGAAGCGGGAGTTTCTGGAGAGCGATTTCCATGTGCTCGATCGCACGGTGCCGCTAATGGCGATGGAATTTCTTAAGGTAATGACAAAGTCGGATGTCGAACAAAACTACAAGGACGACTTTTTATCGGAAGTGCTGCTTGGACAAGTTCAGGAGAACGCTGAAATGATTATGAAAGGAAACCATTTCGGCTGGGACCTAAGCAAAAATTATCAAGTGTTTACAATCGCTTGCGGGGAACGTCCTCACCTTTCCAAAAGCGGTGACAATGAATCATTGCGGTATCAGGAACGAAAACGGATTTTGATGCGCAGAGTGGCCGAAATTTTTCGTCTCAGCACTCACAACGTTATTATTACCGAGCAGAAAGAACTAATCGCCGTGCTTTACCCCAGGGAGGATGGGAGTGGAAAAGAAGGTTTGCTTTATCTGAACGATCCTCAGAAGGGAGCTATAATAAATGTAGCGAATTCCGTTCGGCGTCATTTGTCTAAAGAATTCGATGATTTGTCGATTACGATCGGAATCGGACGTTTCTATCCCGGGCTGAAAGGCATTCATCGAAGCTATTCCGAATCCTGTAAAGCTATTCGATTAGGCGGGCCGATTACGGAAGAGAGCGGCTTGATCCATTACGAAGATTTGGGCATCTACCGTATATTGAGTCAGATGGAGGATTGGAACGAGCTGGAAGGCTTATATTCGGAGACGATCGGCAAGCTGGTCGAATATGACTGGACCAACAATTCCAACCTTGTAGCGACATTAAAGGAATATTTCGCCAATAATT
- a CDS encoding phosphopantetheine-binding protein, which produces MVTKDIITKVVQEIINNNEFDEDDDLVMYGMDSMNTIRVVVELETQLNIIFPDEELISDNFSSIKKIVAVVEKYSN; this is translated from the coding sequence ATGGTAACAAAGGACATTATAACTAAAGTAGTTCAAGAAATAATAAACAATAATGAATTTGATGAAGACGATGATCTTGTTATGTATGGAATGGATTCAATGAATACTATAAGAGTTGTTGTAGAACTTGAAACCCAACTAAATATTATTTTCCCGGATGAGGAGTTAATTTCCGATAACTTTTCATCTATTAAAAAAATTGTAGCTGTTGTTGAAAAATACTCCAATTAA
- a CDS encoding phosphopantetheine-binding protein, which translates to MSNITSSAIDLNENNINRDIKYFGVDSLSFIKLLVEIELNFGFEFDYEDLVSSTITVSDLLSVIESNIAGD; encoded by the coding sequence TTGAGTAATATCACATCTTCTGCTATTGATCTTAATGAAAACAATATCAATCGAGATATCAAGTACTTTGGCGTGGATTCACTCAGTTTTATTAAACTGCTTGTAGAAATAGAATTAAACTTCGGATTCGAATTTGACTATGAGGATTTAGTTTCTTCAACAATAACAGTTAGCGACCTATTGTCTGTAATAGAAAGTAACATTGCGGGGGACTAG
- a CDS encoding AMP-binding protein, translated as MLFFDRDKEIKLVSIGKPIDNTNVYILDANFNQVKNGEVGEIFLAGTGLARGYLNNPKLTNERFILNPNGDGQRLYRTGDLAMQLHDGNIKYLGREDDQVKIRGFRIELKEIEYQLLKSGLVKNAFVTMKTDASRNKQLIAYVVADQIQSDALILMLRSTFPEYMIPNKFVYLDAVPLTPNGKVNAQALPDPFVSYQPVKDPTANVIQKSLKLF; from the coding sequence ATGTTATTTTTTGATCGTGATAAAGAAATTAAACTAGTTAGTATAGGGAAACCGATTGATAATACGAATGTCTATATTCTAGACGCTAATTTCAACCAAGTGAAGAATGGAGAAGTTGGCGAAATATTTCTTGCTGGAACAGGATTAGCTCGAGGTTACCTGAATAACCCCAAATTAACCAACGAAAGGTTCATACTAAATCCAAATGGCGATGGCCAACGCCTCTATCGAACCGGTGATTTGGCAATGCAATTGCATGATGGAAACATTAAGTATCTTGGAAGAGAAGATGATCAAGTTAAAATACGCGGGTTTCGCATTGAACTAAAAGAAATTGAGTATCAATTATTGAAAAGTGGTCTGGTGAAAAACGCATTTGTAACCATGAAAACCGATGCTAGTAGAAACAAACAGCTAATTGCTTATGTAGTAGCAGATCAAATTCAGTCAGATGCCTTGATCTTAATGCTTAGATCCACTTTTCCGGAATACATGATTCCAAATAAATTTGTTTATTTGGATGCCGTCCCTTTAACACCAAACGGAAAGGTAAATGCGCAAGCATTACCCGATCCATTTGTTAGTTACCAACCAGTAAAAGATCCGACTGCAAACGTCATACAAAAAAGCTTGAAGTTATTTTGA
- a CDS encoding nucleotidyltransferase family protein yields the protein MDWYLVFRYSVKNKVLPLAWYNLQTRGYGYKVPLRLAQVFNFHKLGTAERNKVYLHEITTISKAFEKEDLPFVPLKGAYLIPHMYKNHGIRTVNDMDCLIRRSDVKRVRSIMQTLGYVEGDYDKKSNTILPVKREKAILWQTNMNNLLPFLKLHQSEYAQVTQIDFSFSLDLELKMEPVEIMINESIKDPASSFHYLNPVHFFIHQCCHHYKEASNASWVALNSDLNLIKFCDVREYILQFMNNDSLKVAVEFSKKTGLEEAVYFTLFYLNEIYNDGYEEGLLQQFDLKKQAFSIPMVKRITVTQLLGKKVFGRECFLIQTRTN from the coding sequence ATCGATTGGTATTTGGTATTCCGTTACTCGGTGAAAAACAAAGTCCTTCCATTGGCCTGGTACAATTTACAGACAAGAGGGTATGGATATAAAGTACCTCTTCGTCTAGCGCAAGTATTTAATTTTCATAAATTAGGTACAGCTGAACGCAATAAAGTGTATCTGCATGAAATTACAACAATATCAAAGGCGTTTGAGAAAGAAGACCTTCCATTTGTTCCCCTGAAGGGTGCCTACTTAATTCCCCATATGTACAAAAATCATGGTATTCGAACTGTGAATGATATGGATTGTCTAATTCGTCGAAGTGATGTTAAACGAGTTCGATCCATTATGCAGACACTTGGTTACGTTGAAGGGGACTATGATAAAAAATCTAATACTATTCTTCCTGTTAAACGCGAGAAAGCCATCTTGTGGCAAACAAATATGAATAATCTGCTGCCATTTTTGAAATTGCATCAATCTGAGTATGCACAAGTGACTCAAATTGATTTCTCTTTCAGTTTAGATCTGGAATTAAAAATGGAGCCGGTCGAAATCATGATTAATGAATCAATTAAGGACCCAGCCTCCAGTTTTCACTATTTAAACCCTGTTCATTTCTTTATTCATCAGTGCTGCCACCATTACAAAGAGGCTAGCAACGCTTCTTGGGTTGCTCTAAACAGTGATTTAAATCTTATCAAATTTTGTGATGTGCGTGAGTATATTCTTCAGTTTATGAATAATGACTCGTTAAAAGTCGCTGTCGAATTTTCTAAAAAGACGGGTCTAGAGGAAGCCGTATATTTTACATTATTTTATCTTAATGAAATCTACAATGATGGTTATGAAGAAGGCTTGTTACAGCAATTTGATTTGAAGAAACAAGCTTTCTCTATACCTATGGTCAAAAGGATTACGGTCACACAGTTACTTGGAAAAAAAGTTTTTGGGAGAGAATGTTTTCTGATACAAACAAGGACGAATTAA